The nucleotide window CACAACCTTCAGGAACACAGTATTGTGTTAGTACGTGGTGGCAGGGTAAAAGATTTACCTGGTGTAAGATATCATATCGTTCGTGGTGCTCTTGATACAGCAGGAGTTGATAACAGAACAAGATCTCGTTCCAAATATGGAACCAAGAGACCCAAGTAGGAGGAACTGGAATGTCAAGAAGACGCAGACAAATGGAAAAAGAAGTTTTTCCCGATCCAAAATATAAAAGCATCATTCTCAGTCAGTTCATCAACACAGTGATGAAAAAAGGCAAGAAAAGCCTGGCAGAAAAAATCGTTTATGATGCACTCGATATTCTGGGAGAAAAGACAAATGAACCTCCACTGGATGTATTTTATCAAGCTGTGGACAACGTGAAACCGCTCATCAAAGTTGTTTCTCGCCGTATTGGTGGATCGAACTACCAGGTTCCCACAGAAGTAACACCAAAAACCGCTCAAGCTTTGGCTTTCCGCTGGATCATCAGCTATGCTCGTGCACGCTCCGAGAAAACCATGGTTGAACGTTTGGCAGGCGAATTACTGGCAGCATACAAAAAGGAAGGAGCCAGTATAAAGAAACGCGAAGACGTTCATAAAATGGCGGAATCAAACAAAGCATTTGCTCATTTCAGATTTTAATGAGAATTTCATTATGTCAAAAGAGAGTGATTTATCAGCGATACGAAACAGAGACAGAGAAGCCTTACGTAAAATAAGAAACATTGGCATAATGGCACATATTGATGCCGGTAAGACAACTACAACCGAAAGGATGTTGTTCTATACCGGCATCATTCATAAAATGGGTGAGGTTCACGACGGCAACGCCGTAATGGACTGGATGGCGCAGGAAAAAGAACGCGGCATCACCATCACATCTGCTGTAACTACTTGTTTCTGGAAAGATAAACAGATCAATATTATCGATACTCCCGGTCATGTAGATTTTACTGCTGAAGTAGAAAGATCGCTAAGAGTATTGGATGGAGCTATTGGTGTATTTTGTGCAGTTGGTGGAGTGGAACCACAATCCGAAACTGTCTGGCATCAGGCAGACAAATACAAAGTTCCGCGCCTGGCATTTGTAAACAAAATGGATCGTTCCGGTGCAGATTTCGATCACGTTATCGATATGATCCATGACCGTCTTACACCAAATGCAAAACCAATCCAGATTCCAATCGGTAAAGAGGATTGTTTTGAAGGTGTGATAGATCTGCTTTCCATGAAAGCTGTTTACTTCGATCAGGAAACTATGGGAGTAAGCTACACTAAAAAACAAATTCCAGATGATTATCTTCAGCAGGCAAAAGATGCCAGAAATCAATTAGTTGAGCATGTTTCCGAATATAATGATGAAATGATGATGAAGTATCTGGAAGAAGAAGAGATCGAAACGGAACTTCTGATCGAAACTATCTGCAAAGCTACTCGCTTTCATCAATTTGTTCCCATTTTATGCGGTTCTGCTCTCAAAAATACCGGAGTACAAACTCTTTTGGATGCAATTACAGATTTTTTACCTTCACCATTGGATGTTCCAGCCCCAAT belongs to Candidatus Cloacimonadota bacterium and includes:
- the rpsG gene encoding 30S ribosomal protein S7 — translated: MSRRRRQMEKEVFPDPKYKSIILSQFINTVMKKGKKSLAEKIVYDALDILGEKTNEPPLDVFYQAVDNVKPLIKVVSRRIGGSNYQVPTEVTPKTAQALAFRWIISYARARSEKTMVERLAGELLAAYKKEGASIKKREDVHKMAESNKAFAHFRF